Proteins encoded together in one Chitinophaga sp. LS1 window:
- a CDS encoding glycosyl hydrolase family 18 protein, with protein MQTNKWIRAAFLSIATLISSSQVFSQFKVVGYMPSWSGDVNAIQYSKLTHINYAFLLPTATGGLQAIENSSKLSSLVSLAHANGKKVLIAVGGWNNGDDSGFESIAANSTYRTTFVNNLLSFVSQYGLDGVDIDWEYPDAGASANNYVSLMTQLATALHNQGKLLTAAVVGTGGESILSSVFAQVDFLNIMAYDYNNYDHSTYTYASQAITYWKGRGLAASKAILGVPFYGRPSWETYAALIARGADPYSDTYSGVGYNGITTIKAKTDLAYNSGGGIMIWELSGDATGTYSLVSAINTELGVLQGGTGGTSTLIQAENYTSMSGVQTETTTDTDGGLNVGYIDTSDWMAYANINFPSTGTYKIEYRVASESTGGQLSLDLNAGATVLGYLNVPVTGGWQTWTTISHTVSVTAGTYALGIYAQAGGWNLNWIKITKQSSAKTTAAETTTTITTADTHESSVIIYPNPVATDLHLKGDYTQPGGYLTVYDLNGKQVLNVKSGVQQIAVSGLPAGTYLLIYTKGEKRITKKFVKQ; from the coding sequence ATGCAAACAAACAAATGGATAAGGGCTGCATTCCTCAGCATTGCAACCCTTATTTCTTCTTCTCAGGTATTCTCGCAATTCAAAGTAGTGGGATATATGCCTTCATGGTCAGGTGATGTGAATGCTATTCAGTATAGCAAATTGACCCACATCAACTATGCCTTCCTGCTGCCTACAGCTACTGGTGGTTTGCAGGCCATTGAAAATTCTTCCAAACTTTCCAGTCTGGTTTCTCTCGCACATGCGAACGGAAAGAAAGTGCTGATTGCTGTAGGTGGATGGAATAATGGTGATGATAGCGGTTTTGAATCCATTGCAGCCAACAGTACTTATCGCACCACATTTGTGAACAACCTGCTCAGTTTTGTGAGTCAGTATGGATTGGATGGTGTGGATATAGACTGGGAATATCCTGATGCAGGTGCATCTGCCAACAACTATGTATCCCTCATGACACAGCTGGCTACTGCTCTGCACAATCAGGGCAAACTGCTGACTGCTGCTGTAGTAGGTACAGGTGGTGAAAGCATTCTGAGCAGTGTATTCGCACAGGTAGATTTCCTGAACATCATGGCGTACGATTATAACAACTACGATCACTCTACTTATACTTATGCATCACAAGCTATCACTTACTGGAAGGGTAGAGGCCTGGCAGCCTCAAAGGCTATCCTGGGTGTACCTTTTTACGGACGTCCTTCCTGGGAAACTTATGCTGCGCTGATCGCCAGAGGTGCTGATCCATATAGCGATACTTATAGTGGTGTAGGCTACAATGGTATCACTACCATCAAAGCTAAAACTGACCTGGCTTACAATTCTGGTGGTGGTATCATGATCTGGGAACTTTCTGGCGATGCAACAGGTACCTATTCACTGGTATCCGCTATCAATACTGAACTGGGTGTATTACAGGGTGGCACCGGTGGCACTTCTACACTGATACAGGCAGAGAATTATACATCTATGTCAGGTGTGCAGACAGAAACAACAACTGATACTGATGGTGGTTTGAATGTAGGTTATATCGATACCAGTGATTGGATGGCTTATGCCAATATCAACTTCCCATCAACAGGTACCTATAAAATTGAATATCGTGTTGCCAGCGAAAGTACTGGCGGACAGTTGTCCCTCGATCTGAATGCAGGTGCTACTGTATTGGGATATTTAAATGTTCCGGTAACTGGTGGCTGGCAAACATGGACCACGATTTCTCATACAGTAAGTGTAACAGCTGGAACTTATGCACTGGGTATTTATGCACAGGCAGGTGGCTGGAATCTGAACTGGATTAAGATCACCAAACAATCATCAGCAAAGACCACAGCAGCTGAAACTACTACGACTATAACCACTGCCGATACGCATGAGAGCAGTGTGATTATATACCCTAATCCTGTAGCAACCGATCTGCACCTGAAAGGTGATTACACCCAACCAGGCGGTTACCTCACTGTTTACGACCTGAATGGCAAGCAGGTATTAAATGTAAAGAGTGGGGTACAGCAGATCGCGGTATCAGGTTTACCAGCAGGTACATACCTGTTGATCTATACAAAAGGTGAAAAACGAATCACGAAGAAGTTTGTAAAACAATAA
- a CDS encoding RNA polymerase sigma factor translates to MNTQDAELVVLLQQDDVSAFDSLYWKYHQAVYRNIFKFVKEPIGTEDILQEVFTKLWEKRKEINATQSVAGWLFVISFNLSVDYVRRKLREQTIHKELYNINPEEDLGLDNKNVYEEQYQLLEEAIAQLSPKKRKIVTMCKLEGKTYDEVAAEMNISRNTVKEHLSVAMAKLNDYIQKNKEHKYIVLFLLFLNYHD, encoded by the coding sequence ATGAATACACAAGATGCCGAGTTAGTAGTATTGTTACAACAGGACGATGTAAGTGCATTTGATTCACTGTACTGGAAATATCACCAGGCGGTGTACCGTAACATTTTCAAGTTTGTAAAGGAACCAATTGGTACCGAGGATATTCTCCAGGAGGTGTTTACCAAGTTGTGGGAGAAGAGAAAGGAAATTAATGCTACCCAGTCGGTGGCCGGATGGTTATTTGTAATCAGTTTTAATTTATCGGTAGACTATGTAAGGCGCAAGCTGCGCGAGCAAACCATTCACAAGGAACTATATAATATAAATCCGGAAGAAGATCTGGGACTGGATAATAAAAATGTATATGAAGAGCAATATCAGTTGCTCGAAGAAGCAATTGCACAGTTATCTCCCAAAAAGCGAAAAATTGTGACGATGTGTAAACTGGAAGGGAAGACATATGATGAAGTAGCAGCAGAGATGAATATTTCCCGGAATACGGTGAAGGAACATCTGTCGGTAGCAATGGCTAAACTCAATGATTATATTCAAAAAAACAAAGAACATAAATACATAGTGTTATTCCTCCTTTTCCTGAATTACCACGACTAG
- a CDS encoding T9SS type A sorting domain-containing protein, translating into MSTIVKFLSGATMLLMSAAFAFGQQQPYRLGSPAGLRDDIRAQAKSSNARLTSAAELKVGPNTVLTGKVNSRRTDNKTEEFMAGEIDGVAGSSFYLEVKGEDVRGFVILRKTKTGYKYYTENGTAYVKQVPLDSILCIDYTPAPAPQGGAKVASATATSSVAALGSLQSLPNANGVVLLDFDGQVVTSSYWNSGVTINAAAANLSDAEQLEVWELVSEDYRPFQLNITNDEAVYNSYPANRRMRCIFTPTNTAAPGSGGVAYIGSFNWGNETPCWVFNGGVKGAGDAASHEIGHTFGLGHDGRTSPSEGYYLGNGTWAPIMGAGYYVPVVQWSKGEYQYANNTEDDLAKISSATYGVGYRTDDYGGTIATASSLGVSTTGAVNKSGVIERTGDLDFFSFTTGGGALSLSIATPTRQPNLDILATLYNSSGTVVATGNPSGLPATLSATLAAGTYYVSITGTGYLDPATTGYSNYASLGSYQITGTVPAPSSAAATIYKDCSYGGYAISLGVGSYNMADLIALGAANDDVSSMKIASGYEVILYKDINFAGDAYLFRGDWSCLVSVGLSDGSTVNLNDWTTSLVVRASTASAARTAAPAAATAEKVQEGVTEETKLSTSLTVTPNPTANEVQVKAPTKDGYLYVSIYTLDGKTILAPKRIVSGEKVDLSKAAPGVYLVRVFNGVETETRKIVKY; encoded by the coding sequence ATGAGCACAATTGTAAAATTTCTATCTGGCGCAACTATGCTGCTGATGTCGGCGGCATTTGCTTTCGGGCAACAACAACCTTATCGCTTAGGTTCTCCTGCGGGCCTTCGCGACGATATCAGAGCACAGGCAAAATCTTCTAATGCACGTCTGACCAGCGCTGCAGAATTAAAAGTAGGTCCAAATACTGTATTGACTGGTAAAGTAAACTCCCGTCGTACAGACAATAAAACAGAGGAGTTTATGGCCGGTGAGATTGATGGTGTAGCTGGTTCATCTTTCTACCTGGAAGTAAAAGGAGAAGATGTACGTGGTTTCGTGATTCTCCGTAAAACCAAAACTGGGTATAAATATTATACTGAAAACGGTACTGCCTATGTGAAACAGGTACCACTGGATTCTATCCTTTGTATCGATTATACACCAGCACCTGCTCCACAGGGTGGAGCTAAGGTGGCATCTGCTACTGCTACCAGCAGTGTAGCTGCACTGGGCTCCCTGCAAAGTCTGCCAAACGCTAATGGTGTGGTATTGCTGGATTTCGATGGCCAGGTTGTAACCAGTTCTTACTGGAACAGTGGTGTGACCATCAATGCAGCAGCTGCTAACCTGAGTGATGCTGAACAGCTGGAAGTATGGGAACTGGTAAGTGAAGACTACCGCCCATTCCAACTGAACATCACCAATGATGAGGCAGTGTATAATTCATATCCTGCTAACAGAAGAATGCGTTGTATCTTCACCCCAACCAACACCGCCGCGCCTGGCAGTGGTGGTGTAGCTTACATCGGTTCTTTCAACTGGGGTAACGAAACACCTTGCTGGGTTTTCAATGGTGGCGTAAAGGGTGCAGGTGATGCAGCTTCACATGAAATAGGCCATACCTTTGGTCTGGGTCATGATGGCCGTACTTCTCCTTCTGAAGGTTACTACCTGGGTAATGGTACCTGGGCGCCTATCATGGGTGCAGGTTATTATGTTCCAGTTGTACAATGGAGTAAAGGTGAATACCAGTATGCAAACAACACTGAAGATGATCTCGCTAAAATTTCCAGCGCTACTTATGGTGTAGGTTACAGAACAGATGATTATGGTGGTACTATTGCTACTGCATCTTCATTGGGTGTAAGCACTACCGGTGCTGTTAATAAAAGTGGTGTGATTGAGCGTACAGGCGACCTGGACTTCTTCTCATTCACAACAGGTGGTGGTGCACTTTCTCTTAGCATTGCTACACCTACCCGCCAGCCAAATCTGGATATCCTGGCTACGTTGTACAACAGTAGTGGTACTGTAGTAGCAACAGGTAATCCTTCTGGTCTGCCTGCTACCCTGAGTGCGACCCTTGCTGCAGGTACATATTATGTTTCTATTACAGGTACAGGTTACCTGGATCCTGCTACTACCGGTTATTCCAACTATGCTTCACTGGGTAGCTACCAGATTACAGGTACAGTTCCTGCGCCTTCATCTGCTGCAGCTACTATCTATAAGGATTGTAGCTATGGTGGCTATGCAATTTCGCTGGGTGTTGGTAGCTACAACATGGCGGATTTGATTGCGCTGGGTGCAGCGAACGATGATGTTTCATCTATGAAGATTGCAAGCGGTTACGAAGTGATCCTTTACAAGGATATCAATTTCGCAGGCGATGCTTACCTGTTCAGAGGTGACTGGTCCTGCCTGGTATCAGTAGGTTTATCTGACGGTTCTACCGTGAACCTGAATGACTGGACTACTTCCCTGGTAGTACGTGCTTCTACAGCATCTGCTGCCCGTACTGCTGCTCCTGCTGCTGCAACTGCAGAAAAAGTACAGGAGGGTGTAACGGAAGAGACTAAACTTTCTACATCACTCACTGTAACGCCTAACCCAACTGCTAACGAAGTACAGGTGAAAGCGCCAACTAAGGATGGCTACCTCTATGTAAGCATCTACACCCTGGATGGCAAGACTATCCTGGCGCCAAAACGGATTGTAAGTGGCGAAAAGGTAGATCTGTCCAAAGCAGCTCCTGGAGTTTATCTGGTAAGAGTATTCAATGGTGTGGAAACAGAAACAAGAAAGATTGTAAAATATTGA
- a CDS encoding carbohydrate-binding protein, with translation MNAKNCIILLLMALLTHTALFAQSGIYAGGPVYKNRSYSISELKNSGFTYVVVWTIHIDASGNFNFNAEFPLVQNGSYVGASTYPNFANDIALLKSAPTTINRVEFCISAWGSSTFANIKSLIAAQGTGSTSILYKNFQALKNAIPAVDAIAFDDESTYDVSSSTALAVMLGNLGYKVTLVPYNNTSYWTSVATNTNSQLAGTVTRVDLQCYSGGAGNSPCSSSWSFGSIPIYAGLWDSEKSTTQVTSTLNSWKSSCSSKLGGGFIWLYDDIDNSSSTAGYASAVNSVFGGGGLNTAAATFYKDCNYSGLGISLPTGNYTLTQLKSHGILNDDISSIQLASGYQTTVYADDNYGGSSLLVNANNSCLVNNSFNDIISSLKVAAGTSASTTKIQAESYNSMSGVQTETTTDTDGGLSVGYIDTGDWLAYSNITIPTTGTYQIDYRVASESTGGQLSLDLNAGATVLGYQTIPVTGGWQTWQTVSQTVNITAGTYAFGIYAQSGGWNLNWWSITPVSGARVAATPKATVFNISPNPAQNELKINADLTGVLIQVYDVTGNQVINLKPNSNIINISRLIPGMYTLVIIKDGNRTTRQFIKH, from the coding sequence ATGAATGCTAAGAACTGTATCATACTGCTGCTTATGGCGCTTTTGACTCATACTGCGCTCTTTGCTCAATCAGGTATTTATGCTGGTGGACCTGTATATAAAAACAGAAGCTACTCCATCAGTGAACTCAAAAATTCAGGCTTTACATATGTAGTAGTATGGACCATACATATCGATGCCAGTGGCAACTTTAACTTCAATGCCGAATTCCCGTTAGTGCAAAATGGATCTTATGTGGGTGCCAGCACCTATCCAAATTTTGCAAATGATATAGCCCTGCTCAAGTCTGCCCCTACCACTATCAATAGGGTTGAGTTTTGCATCAGCGCATGGGGCTCCAGTACCTTCGCAAATATTAAAAGTTTGATTGCGGCACAGGGTACAGGTAGCACAAGTATCCTGTATAAAAATTTCCAGGCATTGAAAAATGCTATCCCTGCTGTAGATGCGATTGCTTTTGATGATGAAAGCACGTATGATGTAAGCTCTTCTACTGCCCTGGCAGTGATGCTGGGTAATCTGGGTTATAAGGTGACACTGGTGCCTTATAACAATACCAGTTACTGGACCAGCGTAGCGACGAATACGAATAGTCAGCTGGCAGGTACAGTTACCCGTGTAGATCTGCAATGTTATTCAGGTGGCGCTGGCAATAGTCCCTGCAGTAGCAGCTGGAGCTTTGGGTCTATTCCTATTTACGCAGGTTTGTGGGATTCAGAAAAATCTACTACTCAGGTGACAAGTACATTGAATTCATGGAAGAGTAGTTGTAGCAGTAAACTGGGCGGTGGTTTTATCTGGTTATATGATGATATTGACAACTCAAGTTCAACCGCCGGTTATGCGTCTGCTGTGAATAGTGTATTTGGTGGTGGTGGCCTGAATACGGCTGCGGCTACTTTTTATAAAGATTGTAATTATAGTGGTTTAGGGATTAGTTTACCAACAGGTAATTATACGCTGACACAACTCAAATCACATGGTATACTGAATGATGATATTTCTTCTATTCAGCTGGCCAGTGGCTACCAGACCACGGTGTATGCAGACGATAATTATGGTGGCAGTTCCTTGCTGGTAAATGCAAATAATTCCTGTCTGGTGAATAACAGCTTTAATGATATCATCAGTTCACTCAAAGTAGCTGCAGGTACATCCGCATCTACTACTAAAATTCAGGCAGAAAGTTATAACTCTATGTCAGGTGTACAGACTGAAACAACTACGGATACAGATGGTGGTTTGAGCGTAGGTTATATAGATACCGGCGATTGGCTGGCGTATTCAAATATTACTATTCCAACGACCGGTACGTATCAAATAGATTACCGGGTGGCCAGTGAATCAACAGGTGGTCAGTTATCATTGGATCTGAATGCAGGTGCTACTGTGCTGGGATATCAAACAATTCCTGTAACCGGTGGCTGGCAAACCTGGCAGACTGTATCACAGACTGTGAATATTACAGCCGGTACATATGCCTTTGGTATCTATGCACAATCTGGTGGCTGGAACCTGAACTGGTGGAGTATTACACCAGTATCAGGTGCTAGAGTGGCAGCTACTCCCAAAGCGACTGTGTTTAATATATCTCCCAATCCTGCACAAAATGAATTAAAGATCAATGCAGATCTGACAGGTGTATTGATACAGGTTTATGATGTAACAGGTAATCAGGTGATTAATTTAAAACCAAATTCTAATATTATCAATATATCCAGGCTAATACCGGGAATGTATACACTGGTCATCATCAAAGATGGTAATCGTACCACCCGCCAGTTCATCAAACATTAA
- a CDS encoding FecR family protein produces MQNRKEYFKHLLHNKNWTQEDRVWFLQYLNEKDLTELQEFAAAEYNADLFTAEPILAREDSERILKNIHQRIAVKPQPIVRRLWWRAAAAAMLILAAGIGYYKVSHPPVKELIVLSGEQRKKVTLPDGSKVFLEPRSSLKYKGDYGKAEREVALSGEALFDVQHDNAHPFIVASPLINTRVLGTSFNIEARDAREAKVVVLTGMVQVQAIDGNRNDGQEVILTANKRAVYNKTTDQLQMSDASDDARFYLQKQQGRFVYDGTELIKVVNDLQRYYNINVTVDKRLQHCAFYGDFNTIDEPEKALNVIALSLNARINKDSAGNGFNISGGSCQ; encoded by the coding sequence GTGCAGAACAGGAAGGAATACTTCAAACATCTGTTGCATAATAAGAACTGGACACAGGAAGACAGAGTGTGGTTTCTGCAATATTTGAATGAAAAAGATCTTACGGAATTACAGGAGTTTGCCGCAGCGGAATACAATGCGGACCTGTTTACCGCCGAGCCAATACTGGCCAGGGAGGACTCTGAGAGGATATTGAAAAATATCCATCAGCGGATCGCAGTAAAGCCACAACCAATAGTGAGAAGACTATGGTGGAGGGCAGCGGCAGCGGCCATGTTGATACTGGCGGCAGGAATAGGATACTACAAGGTATCACATCCGCCTGTAAAGGAGTTGATTGTATTATCAGGAGAGCAACGAAAGAAAGTGACGTTGCCAGATGGATCAAAGGTGTTCCTGGAACCCCGGTCCTCATTGAAATATAAAGGAGATTATGGTAAAGCGGAGCGCGAAGTGGCATTGTCAGGAGAGGCGCTGTTCGATGTACAGCACGACAATGCACATCCTTTCATCGTCGCGTCTCCATTAATAAATACACGGGTACTGGGTACTTCCTTTAATATTGAAGCCCGGGATGCCCGGGAAGCAAAAGTGGTGGTTTTGACAGGAATGGTACAGGTACAGGCTATAGATGGAAATCGTAATGATGGTCAGGAAGTGATCCTCACCGCCAATAAAAGGGCCGTATACAACAAAACTACCGACCAACTGCAAATGTCAGATGCTTCCGATGATGCGAGATTTTATTTACAGAAGCAACAGGGCCGATTCGTATATGACGGCACTGAGCTCATAAAAGTGGTAAACGACCTGCAAAGGTATTACAATATTAATGTTACAGTAGACAAACGCTTACAGCATTGCGCCTTTTATGGTGATTTCAATACTATTGATGAACCTGAGAAAGCCCTAAACGTAATAGCTTTATCGTTGAACGCCAGAATCAATAAAGACAGCGCCGGAAACGGATTCAACATCAGTGGAGGTAGCTGCCAGTAG
- a CDS encoding carbohydrate-binding protein codes for MIRSLKFPLLLTAMLALTGSAAMAQNWQLVWADEFTSSIGSDWVFETGAGGWGNNELEYYRAENASIENGQLVITAKNESYGGASYTSTRMKTQGKKSWTYGKIEARIAMPSFSGSWPAFWMLGDNIGSVGWPACGEIDIMEHINTESNVYGTVHWVGTNGGQADYGSNTPVSVTGYHVYSIEWTSTYIRWFVDGAQYNEINIANNVGSTEEFQKAFFIILNFAIGGNWPGFTINNAAFPAKMYVDYVRVYQDGGTSAFTKQVEAESYSSMSGVQTETTTDTNGGSDVGYIDTGDWMAYNSITIPTTGTYKIEYRVASLSGGGRLSLDLNAGSTVLGYLDIPSTGGWQNWTTVSHTVTINAGTYNFGIYAQAGGWNLNWFKITKL; via the coding sequence ATGATTCGATCCTTGAAATTCCCTCTATTGTTAACCGCTATGTTAGCACTGACAGGTAGCGCTGCCATGGCACAAAACTGGCAACTGGTGTGGGCAGACGAATTCACCAGCAGCATTGGCTCTGACTGGGTATTCGAGACCGGCGCCGGTGGCTGGGGCAATAACGAGCTGGAATACTACCGGGCAGAGAATGCCAGTATCGAAAATGGTCAGCTGGTAATTACTGCAAAAAATGAGAGCTACGGCGGTGCCAGCTATACTTCCACCCGTATGAAGACTCAGGGCAAAAAATCATGGACATACGGCAAGATTGAAGCCCGTATTGCAATGCCCTCTTTTTCTGGTTCATGGCCTGCATTCTGGATGCTGGGCGACAACATCGGTTCTGTAGGCTGGCCAGCCTGCGGCGAAATCGATATCATGGAACACATTAACACCGAATCCAACGTGTACGGTACTGTACATTGGGTAGGTACCAATGGTGGTCAGGCCGATTACGGCAGTAACACACCTGTGTCCGTGACTGGTTACCACGTTTATTCCATCGAATGGACCTCTACCTATATCAGGTGGTTTGTAGATGGTGCACAGTACAACGAAATCAATATCGCTAACAACGTAGGCAGTACTGAAGAATTCCAGAAGGCATTCTTCATCATCCTGAACTTCGCGATTGGCGGTAACTGGCCTGGTTTCACCATCAATAACGCTGCATTCCCTGCTAAAATGTATGTGGATTATGTAAGAGTATACCAGGATGGTGGTACCAGTGCATTTACCAAACAGGTAGAAGCAGAATCTTACAGCTCTATGTCTGGTGTACAAACTGAAACTACTACTGATACCAATGGTGGATCAGACGTTGGTTACATCGACACTGGCGACTGGATGGCTTACAACAGCATTACCATTCCTACTACCGGTACTTACAAAATTGAATACCGTGTAGCTTCATTGAGTGGTGGTGGTCGTCTCTCTCTTGACCTGAATGCAGGTTCTACTGTCCTGGGTTACCTGGATATACCATCTACAGGTGGCTGGCAGAACTGGACGACGGTTTCCCATACCGTAACCATCAATGCCGGTACGTACAACTTCGGTATCTACGCCCAGGCCGGAGGCTGGAACCTGAACTGGTTCAAGATTACAAAACTGTAA